A genomic stretch from Bradyrhizobium sp. 195 includes:
- a CDS encoding EAL domain-containing protein gives MKRYRPHILVVIALAIVLSTGWHGSLRNALTDLRFAWQSRDASGKVVVVAIDAPSIDQIGVWPWPRRLHAELLHRLEAAGAGDIAFDVDFSTPSDPASDEAFVKALREVGGSTILPSFKQPTPNGGAAHVNRPLKPFANQSWPAVVNVAVESDGLVRRYPFGEKLGDSLMPSMAVVLAGQDANRRLPFLIDFSIRAASIPTVSYVDVLRGDTATLDKVRDKKIIVGATALELGDRFSVPNGRILSGPALQALAAESILQNRMLRGTSDIGMILGLGAICLLMMYSWRRFSPGMRVAILISAGAAIELVAVLVQAKWPLIINTSLFHIAIIAYLTAIALDEIDFRSLLGRIAESRFHRIAMSLGDGLVCTDENHQITVWNPGASAIFGYMPAEMIGRPFEMLCAVLADGDARPSMHDAARQALLVPGGAVVVEFEGRRKNGETFPVEASFSGWQGTDGFQYGAILRDISVRKREAERVKYLAEHDALTGLANRNTLHAELAGMITDARRQPREVALLVIGLDGFQQINNMLGHSAGDRVLRAVAERLRIEADGKAVVARLSGDEFAIALDCAEAGEPIAVFAERIAQAFEAPLATGTRQHRVRISIGVAVYPEGGHNADDLLSNGHLALSRAKATRRGGHVLFEAAIRQELENRLTLESELALAADRGEFELFYQPQVRLIDGSLVGAEALIRWQHPVRGYVSPGEFMPVVNTSALSERIANWVMETACRQARAWELSGNGVRVAINLSPSQLQSGDLAHAVAALLDATGLSPSLLEIEVTEDILLHDESRVLDMFKRIQQLGVRVLFDDFGTGYASLSYLKKFPLDGLKIDRSFVFGLLENSDDAAIVGSTIGLSKQLGLTVVAEGIENRATADFLVSMGCEDGQGYYFGRPMPAEAFEKQFLAAELVAVSAA, from the coding sequence GTGAAACGCTATCGGCCGCATATTCTCGTCGTGATCGCGCTTGCGATCGTGCTGTCCACGGGATGGCATGGTTCGCTTCGCAACGCGCTCACCGATCTGCGGTTCGCCTGGCAATCGCGCGACGCCAGCGGCAAGGTCGTCGTGGTGGCCATCGACGCACCGTCCATCGATCAGATCGGGGTGTGGCCCTGGCCGCGCCGGCTGCACGCGGAGCTGTTGCACAGGCTCGAGGCCGCGGGAGCGGGGGACATCGCCTTCGATGTCGATTTCAGCACGCCGTCGGATCCGGCGTCCGACGAGGCCTTCGTCAAGGCCCTTCGCGAGGTCGGGGGTTCGACGATCCTGCCGTCCTTCAAGCAGCCGACGCCGAATGGTGGCGCGGCGCACGTCAATCGCCCCCTGAAGCCGTTCGCCAACCAGTCCTGGCCGGCCGTCGTGAACGTCGCAGTCGAATCCGACGGACTCGTTCGCCGCTATCCGTTCGGCGAGAAGCTCGGCGATTCCTTGATGCCGTCGATGGCTGTCGTGCTGGCCGGTCAGGACGCCAACCGGCGGCTGCCCTTCCTGATCGATTTCAGCATTCGCGCAGCCTCGATTCCAACCGTCTCCTATGTCGACGTACTGCGCGGCGATACCGCGACTCTCGACAAGGTCAGGGACAAGAAGATCATCGTGGGGGCGACCGCGCTCGAGCTCGGCGACAGGTTTAGCGTTCCAAATGGACGTATCCTTTCGGGGCCGGCTCTGCAGGCGCTGGCGGCAGAATCGATCCTGCAAAACCGGATGCTGCGCGGGACATCCGACATCGGCATGATCCTGGGCCTCGGCGCAATCTGCCTTCTGATGATGTATTCGTGGCGCCGCTTTTCACCAGGTATGCGCGTTGCAATCCTGATCTCGGCCGGGGCAGCCATCGAGCTGGTGGCAGTCCTTGTCCAGGCTAAATGGCCGCTCATCATCAACACGTCGCTGTTCCACATTGCGATCATCGCTTATCTGACGGCGATCGCCCTGGACGAGATCGATTTCCGGAGTCTGCTGGGACGCATCGCCGAGAGCCGCTTCCATCGCATCGCGATGTCGCTGGGCGACGGTCTCGTCTGCACCGACGAGAACCACCAGATCACGGTCTGGAATCCCGGCGCGAGCGCGATCTTCGGCTACATGCCGGCCGAGATGATCGGCCGTCCATTCGAAATGTTGTGCGCGGTGCTGGCGGACGGCGATGCAAGGCCGTCCATGCATGACGCCGCGCGCCAGGCACTCCTGGTTCCGGGCGGGGCGGTCGTCGTCGAGTTCGAGGGCCGGCGCAAGAATGGGGAAACCTTCCCCGTCGAAGCGAGCTTCTCGGGCTGGCAGGGAACGGATGGCTTTCAGTACGGCGCGATCCTTCGCGACATCTCGGTGCGCAAACGCGAGGCCGAACGCGTCAAATACCTCGCCGAACATGACGCGCTGACCGGTCTTGCCAATCGCAACACGCTGCATGCCGAGCTGGCCGGCATGATTACGGATGCGAGGCGACAGCCCCGCGAGGTCGCGTTGCTCGTAATCGGGCTCGACGGCTTCCAGCAAATCAACAACATGCTTGGACATTCAGCCGGTGACCGCGTGCTGCGGGCCGTCGCTGAGCGTCTTCGGATCGAGGCCGATGGCAAGGCAGTCGTGGCCCGCCTCAGCGGCGACGAATTCGCCATCGCGCTTGATTGTGCCGAGGCCGGCGAACCGATCGCGGTGTTCGCCGAGCGGATCGCGCAGGCGTTCGAGGCGCCGCTTGCGACCGGCACGCGGCAGCACCGCGTCAGGATCAGCATCGGAGTTGCCGTCTATCCTGAAGGCGGACACAACGCTGACGATCTCCTGAGCAATGGCCATCTCGCGTTGAGCCGGGCCAAGGCGACGCGGCGGGGCGGCCACGTCCTCTTCGAGGCTGCGATCCGGCAGGAGCTCGAGAACCGGCTGACGCTGGAGAGCGAGTTGGCGCTTGCCGCAGATCGCGGTGAGTTCGAGCTGTTTTACCAGCCCCAGGTTCGTCTGATCGACGGCAGCCTTGTCGGGGCCGAAGCGCTCATCCGTTGGCAACATCCCGTGCGCGGCTACGTCTCCCCCGGAGAGTTCATGCCGGTGGTCAACACTTCGGCCCTGTCCGAGCGGATCGCGAATTGGGTGATGGAGACCGCCTGCCGTCAGGCGCGTGCCTGGGAATTGTCGGGCAACGGCGTGCGCGTTGCGATCAACCTCTCGCCCTCGCAGCTTCAGTCCGGCGATCTCGCGCATGCGGTTGCGGCGCTGCTCGATGCGACGGGGCTCTCGCCCTCGCTGCTTGAGATCGAGGTCACCGAAGACATTCTGCTCCACGATGAAAGCCGCGTGCTCGACATGTTCAAGCGGATCCAGCAGCTGGGTGTCCGCGTCCTGTTCGACGATTTCGGCACGGGCTATGCAAGCCTGAGCTATCTGAAGAAGTTTCCGCTCGACGGGCTCAAGATCGACCGGTCGTTCGTGTTCGGTCTGCTCGAGAATTCCGACGATGCCGCGATCGTCGGCTCGACCATCGGGCTCAGCAAGCAGCTCGGCCTCACGGTCGTGGCGGAAGGCATTGAGAACCGCGCAACCGCCGACTTCCTGGTCAGCATGGGATGCGAGGATGGGCAGGGGTATTACTTCGGCCGTCCGATGCCTGCCGAGGCATTCGAAAAGCAATTCCTCGCGGCAGAACTCGTCGCGGTCAGCGCTGCCTGA
- a CDS encoding FecR family protein, which translates to MLGRIGMRCAFAAALILAMASGASAAEDGVWSVSKATGEVWIATDGVQQVSLNQDETLKPGNTIRTGRNGRVLLVRGEETILISPNSVVGLPAEKKEGLSTTIIQQAGSILLEVEKRNVKHFEVETPYLAAVVKGTQFSVTVGAGSTKVGVLRGQVEVSDFRTGQIAQVMPGQAATVFEHGKPGLSLSGAGTFNPIEHGKPRAPAIERVPVPKSGLSAPRNAANGHAIHALGPIDKGTKAAGVPKPSHQAAGDHASRAGVVRISSSLGEVKLNFHTVTRGLAHGAVAPAHARNANAGTETVWSDGKSSTTAPNSSVQTAVTTSGASSAGNPSSAGAAIAAAAAGASSDSPGASNGNSGGNGNNGNSNNGNGNNGNSGNHGNHGATGNGRGNNGDGNGNGGGNGHGHGNGYGHNRH; encoded by the coding sequence ATGCTCGGCAGAATTGGAATGCGGTGCGCCTTCGCGGCGGCACTGATCCTGGCAATGGCATCCGGTGCATCCGCTGCGGAGGATGGTGTCTGGTCGGTCAGCAAGGCCACCGGTGAGGTGTGGATCGCGACCGACGGGGTGCAACAGGTCTCGCTGAACCAGGACGAGACGCTCAAGCCTGGCAATACCATCCGTACCGGACGCAACGGCCGGGTGCTGCTCGTCCGCGGTGAGGAAACGATTCTGATCTCTCCCAACTCCGTGGTCGGCTTGCCGGCGGAGAAGAAGGAGGGGCTCTCGACCACCATCATCCAGCAGGCAGGTTCGATCCTGCTCGAAGTCGAGAAGCGCAACGTCAAGCATTTCGAGGTCGAGACGCCCTATCTCGCCGCCGTGGTCAAGGGAACGCAGTTCAGCGTCACCGTGGGAGCCGGCAGCACCAAGGTCGGCGTGCTGCGCGGCCAGGTCGAGGTCTCCGACTTCAGGACGGGACAGATTGCCCAGGTCATGCCGGGACAGGCGGCCACCGTCTTTGAGCACGGCAAGCCCGGTCTCAGCCTGAGCGGTGCAGGCACGTTCAATCCGATCGAGCACGGCAAGCCGCGCGCTCCCGCGATCGAGCGTGTGCCCGTACCGAAATCAGGCCTGTCGGCGCCGCGCAACGCTGCGAACGGACATGCGATCCACGCGCTCGGTCCGATCGACAAGGGGACCAAGGCGGCGGGCGTGCCGAAGCCGTCTCATCAGGCGGCAGGAGATCATGCATCCAGGGCCGGTGTGGTGCGCATCTCGAGCTCGCTCGGCGAGGTCAAGCTGAACTTCCACACGGTGACACGCGGGCTCGCCCACGGCGCCGTTGCTCCCGCCCATGCGCGTAACGCGAACGCCGGTACCGAGACGGTCTGGAGCGATGGCAAGTCCAGCACGACAGCGCCCAACAGCTCCGTCCAGACTGCCGTGACGACAAGCGGTGCGTCGTCGGCCGGTAACCCGTCGAGCGCCGGCGCGGCAATAGCCGCCGCGGCTGCGGGCGCTTCCAGCGACAGCCCTGGAGCCAGCAACGGAAACTCCGGTGGCAACGGCAACAACGGAAACAGCAATAACGGAAACGGTAACAACGGCAATAGCGGAAATCACGGCAACCATGGTGCTACCGGCAACGGCAGGGGCAACAATGGCGACGGCAACGGGAATGGCGGCGGCAATGGCCACGGCCATGGCAACGGCTACGGCCACAACCGACACTGA